One region of Microbacterium rhizosphaerae genomic DNA includes:
- a CDS encoding NAD(P)H-hydrate epimerase has product MSPFVPTYTAAQVRAAEAPLLAAGVPLMQRAAGALASIVAELSPTRLLVLAGAGDNGGDALFAAADAASRGVHVDILRTSDRVHEGAWAAALAAGAREVETMDAEYDLVLDGILGIGARGGLRGRAREVVASLLPMRPRMVAVDLPSGLDPDDGASDGVVLPADTTVTFGAVKSGLARGSGPEVAGRIVLVELGLDPGDPVGSAEVAEIRMG; this is encoded by the coding sequence GTGAGCCCGTTCGTGCCGACGTACACGGCCGCGCAGGTGCGTGCGGCCGAGGCGCCGCTGCTGGCCGCTGGAGTGCCGCTGATGCAGCGCGCCGCGGGGGCCCTCGCATCCATCGTCGCCGAGCTCTCGCCGACGCGCCTGCTCGTCCTCGCGGGGGCGGGAGACAACGGCGGCGACGCCCTCTTCGCGGCGGCGGATGCGGCGTCCCGCGGCGTCCACGTCGACATCCTGCGCACGTCCGACCGCGTCCACGAGGGCGCGTGGGCGGCCGCGCTCGCGGCGGGCGCCCGCGAGGTCGAGACGATGGATGCCGAGTACGACCTGGTGCTCGACGGCATCCTCGGCATCGGCGCCCGCGGCGGCCTGCGCGGACGTGCCCGCGAGGTCGTCGCATCCCTGCTGCCGATGAGGCCGCGGATGGTCGCCGTCGATCTGCCGAGCGGCCTCGACCCGGACGACGGCGCATCCGACGGAGTCGTCCTGCCGGCCGACACGACGGTGACGTTCGGCGCCGTCAAGTCCGGGCTGGCGCGGGGGAGCGGCCCCGAGGTCGCCGGGCGGATCGTGCTCGTGGAGCTGGGGCTCGATCCGGGCGATCCTGTCGGGTCGGCCGAGGTCGCCGAGATCCGCATGGGTTGA
- a CDS encoding alkaline phosphatase family protein, with translation MKWRTAGVGCGLLIALAVTGCTGNQGGPVTPPRPGASPLEQTGGRPGQAKLEHIVIIVDENKPATSIIGNPDAPYLNSLAQTYAWADHYSAVTHPSLPNYLALTSGTTAGIRSDCAPGGSCLVTGPNLAQAIDRSGRTWKMYAESMTAPCTAANTNTYAVKHNPFLYFPSVTTDRAYCSSHDVPYDRFVADLAGTKTLPDFAFISPNLCNDMHDCSIQAGDRWLQANIPRILSSPAFTSQRSLLVVTFDEGDAADNTIACVFAGPAARSHARSSTPFTHYSLLRTIESEWGIAPLTAEDAAATPMTALLN, from the coding sequence ATGAAGTGGCGGACCGCAGGTGTCGGCTGCGGCCTGCTGATTGCGCTGGCGGTGACCGGGTGCACCGGGAATCAGGGCGGCCCGGTGACCCCGCCGCGACCGGGTGCTTCGCCGCTGGAGCAGACCGGCGGTCGGCCGGGCCAGGCGAAGCTCGAGCACATCGTGATCATCGTGGACGAGAACAAGCCGGCGACCTCGATCATCGGCAACCCGGATGCCCCGTACCTCAACAGCCTCGCGCAGACCTACGCATGGGCGGACCACTACTCCGCAGTCACGCATCCGAGCCTGCCCAATTATTTGGCGTTGACTAGCGGGACGACCGCCGGGATCAGATCGGACTGCGCGCCCGGCGGCTCGTGCCTGGTGACCGGCCCGAACCTCGCCCAGGCGATCGATCGCTCGGGACGAACCTGGAAGATGTACGCCGAGAGCATGACTGCGCCGTGCACCGCGGCGAATACGAACACGTACGCGGTCAAGCACAACCCCTTCCTCTACTTTCCGAGCGTCACGACAGACCGCGCCTACTGCTCGTCGCACGACGTGCCCTATGACCGCTTCGTGGCCGACCTCGCCGGCACGAAGACCTTGCCGGACTTCGCATTCATCAGCCCGAACCTGTGCAACGACATGCACGACTGCTCGATCCAGGCGGGCGACCGCTGGCTGCAGGCCAACATCCCCCGCATCCTGTCCTCGCCTGCATTCACGTCTCAGCGCTCGCTCCTGGTGGTGACATTCGATGAGGGCGACGCGGCCGACAACACGATTGCGTGCGTCTTCGCCGGACCGGCCGCGCGCTCGCACGCTCGGTCGTCCACACCCTTCACTCATTACTCGCTGCTTCGTACCATCGAGTCGGAATGGGGCATCGCCCCCTTGACCGCGGAAGACGCCGCGGCCACCCCGATGACTGCGCTCCTCAACTGA
- a CDS encoding PPOX class F420-dependent oxidoreductase, whose translation MRELTESGWAFVTERHLATLSTLAPWGGIHAVPVGFTFHDGILRIIASRQSQKVLNVRRDPTATVSQVEGATWIAFQGAASIHDDPADVARAVALYAERYRQPRENPHRVAIHVVPHRIMGSAGLLIER comes from the coding sequence GTGCGTGAGTTGACCGAGAGCGGCTGGGCGTTCGTGACAGAGCGTCATCTCGCGACTCTGTCGACGCTCGCCCCATGGGGTGGCATCCATGCGGTGCCGGTCGGGTTCACCTTCCACGACGGCATCCTGCGGATCATCGCGTCGCGCCAGTCGCAGAAGGTGCTGAACGTGCGCCGCGATCCGACCGCGACCGTCAGTCAGGTCGAGGGTGCGACATGGATCGCGTTTCAGGGCGCGGCCTCGATCCACGACGACCCCGCCGACGTCGCGCGTGCGGTCGCCCTGTACGCGGAGCGCTATCGCCAGCCGCGCGAGAACCCGCACCGGGTGGCGATCCACGTGGTGCCGCACCGGATCATGGGGAGTGCAGGGCTGCTCATCGAGCGCTGA
- a CDS encoding serine hydrolase has product MRIGDMNRSVLARRATVAVALTALTLGTTAGCAAASAEAASTIAVDTGQAPNQDVIPLYTGQGGAIQAALKKLPGEVKDALKRTGVPGAQVAVVSKGKTIYQGSFGVRDVRTGQKVDDKTLFLIASLSKPISATVAAKAMTEDKSLSWSTPVRDLLPGFTMNDPYVTDNAQIGDYFAHRTGIPTGGGDDLEDLGYDRAYILDHLHDIPLAPFRITYQYSNFGLTTGAEAVAASRGESWEQTADDLLFRPLGMTSTTSSHAVFLASPDRAVQHARIGKDSFEPLFDRDPDAEAPAGGIASTAGDVAKWMAMVLANGKVAGKPFIDPAPLTQAFSAQIVSSHNTTLDQRPGHYGFGINVGSGAGGRVVLSHSGAFGLGTATAASMVPDLDLGIVVLTNGAPIGVPEAVTQEFLDNVMYGAPTRDWVGTMSGFFANYNAPSGDLAGQEPPAAAAAPGPTTDYTGTYSSPYFGTLTITEKNGKLQGAMGPTGGYTFAIDPWNGDTLSFAPHGENALPGSLSSAVFTRTAGKVTGVTLTYFNSYPQVSTPTGLGVFTRTG; this is encoded by the coding sequence ATGCGCATCGGGGACATGAATCGGAGCGTGCTCGCACGGCGGGCGACCGTCGCTGTCGCGCTGACGGCACTCACGCTGGGGACGACGGCAGGATGCGCGGCGGCATCGGCCGAAGCGGCATCCACCATCGCCGTCGACACGGGACAGGCGCCGAACCAGGACGTCATCCCGCTGTACACGGGGCAGGGCGGAGCGATCCAGGCCGCACTGAAGAAGCTTCCCGGAGAGGTGAAGGACGCCCTCAAGCGCACGGGCGTGCCCGGCGCGCAGGTCGCCGTGGTGTCCAAGGGGAAGACCATCTATCAGGGGTCGTTCGGCGTGCGCGACGTGCGGACGGGGCAGAAGGTCGACGACAAGACGCTCTTCCTGATCGCCTCGCTGTCGAAACCCATCTCGGCGACCGTCGCGGCGAAAGCGATGACCGAGGACAAGAGCCTCTCGTGGTCGACTCCTGTACGCGATCTCTTGCCCGGCTTCACGATGAACGACCCGTACGTGACGGACAATGCCCAGATCGGCGATTACTTCGCGCACCGCACGGGCATTCCGACGGGCGGCGGCGACGACCTCGAGGACCTCGGGTACGACCGCGCGTACATCCTCGACCACCTGCACGACATTCCGCTCGCGCCGTTCCGGATCACATACCAGTACTCGAATTTCGGCCTCACGACGGGGGCCGAGGCGGTCGCAGCATCCCGCGGCGAATCGTGGGAGCAGACCGCCGACGACCTGCTGTTCAGGCCCCTCGGGATGACGTCGACGACCTCGTCGCACGCGGTCTTCCTCGCGAGCCCCGATCGGGCGGTCCAGCACGCGCGGATCGGCAAGGATAGCTTCGAGCCGCTGTTCGATCGCGACCCGGACGCGGAGGCGCCGGCAGGGGGCATCGCGTCGACCGCGGGCGACGTCGCGAAGTGGATGGCGATGGTCCTCGCGAACGGGAAGGTCGCCGGCAAGCCGTTCATCGACCCCGCGCCGCTGACCCAGGCGTTCTCGGCGCAGATCGTCAGCTCGCACAACACGACGCTGGACCAGCGTCCCGGCCACTACGGGTTCGGGATCAACGTCGGCTCCGGGGCGGGCGGACGCGTCGTGCTGAGCCACTCGGGAGCCTTCGGGCTCGGGACGGCGACCGCGGCATCCATGGTCCCCGACCTCGATCTGGGCATCGTCGTCCTCACGAACGGAGCGCCCATCGGCGTGCCGGAGGCGGTGACGCAGGAGTTCCTCGACAACGTCATGTACGGCGCTCCGACGCGCGACTGGGTCGGCACGATGAGCGGGTTCTTCGCGAACTACAACGCCCCGTCGGGCGACCTCGCGGGCCAAGAACCGCCCGCAGCCGCCGCCGCTCCCGGGCCGACGACCGACTACACCGGGACCTACTCGAGCCCGTACTTCGGCACCCTCACCATCACCGAGAAGAACGGGAAGCTCCAGGGGGCCATGGGGCCGACCGGGGGCTACACCTTCGCGATCGACCCCTGGAACGGCGACACGCTGTCGTTCGCGCCGCACGGGGAGAACGCGCTACCCGGGTCGCTGTCATCCGCCGTCTTCACCCGCACCGCGGGGAAAGTCACCGGCGTGACCCTGACCTACTTCAACTCCTACCCGCAGGTTTCCACGCCGACGGGACTCGGGGTCTTCACCCGCACGGGCTGA
- a CDS encoding potassium transporter Kup — translation MAHASARGPRIAVMAAVAALGVVFGDIGTSPLYALKTVFLLDGGAVRANQEDVFGVISLMFWSITIVVSIKYVAILMRADNDGEGGVMALAALAQRLYATRAGRAGALLVIGIVGVSLFYGDSIITPAISVLSAVEGLDVTTPQIAHLVVPIAAVILIGLFVFQRFGTGKVGGLFGPVMVLWFVVMAVAGLAVVIRYPSVLLGLSPSYAVVFLVAHPSISFIALGAVVLVITGAEALYADMGHFGPTPIRRAWFFLVFPALTINYLGQAALILHDPAAKANPFFLLIPEWGRLPVVILATVATVIASQAVISGAFSLSRQAVSLGVLPPLTIRQTSKKEGGQIYLPALNGLLFIGVMAVMLAFGSSERLSTAYGISVTGALVVDTLLLLLVARPLWHWRAWKIVAAGVVFGGLELTFLAGNLSKIINGGWVPLLIAAAVITIMTTWRRGRQLVQADRKKKEGSLAAFIEEVRLQKVPRVPGIAVFPHQNKESTPLALRANVKHNHIVHERVIIVSTTTARVPHVPASDAYIYDDLGDADDGIDHLTIRFGFSDDPDIPRALRVACREGVLPLKAADFNRASYFISRGTIRRAREKGMARWRRSLFIGLANNAADPAARFRLPALRTVTMGNDVEI, via the coding sequence GTGGCGCATGCCTCGGCCCGCGGGCCGCGTATCGCCGTGATGGCGGCGGTCGCCGCCCTGGGCGTCGTCTTCGGCGACATCGGCACCAGTCCGCTGTATGCCCTCAAGACGGTGTTCCTCCTCGACGGCGGAGCCGTCCGCGCGAATCAGGAGGACGTGTTCGGCGTCATCTCGCTGATGTTCTGGAGCATCACCATCGTCGTGTCGATCAAGTACGTCGCGATCCTCATGCGTGCGGACAACGACGGCGAAGGCGGAGTGATGGCGCTGGCTGCGCTCGCTCAGCGGCTGTATGCGACGCGCGCGGGGCGGGCGGGCGCGCTCTTGGTGATCGGCATCGTCGGGGTATCCCTCTTCTACGGCGATTCGATCATCACTCCGGCGATCAGCGTCCTCTCGGCGGTGGAGGGCCTGGATGTCACCACCCCGCAGATCGCACATCTCGTCGTTCCGATCGCCGCAGTGATCCTGATCGGGCTGTTCGTCTTCCAACGATTCGGAACCGGCAAGGTCGGCGGCCTGTTCGGCCCCGTGATGGTGCTGTGGTTCGTCGTGATGGCCGTGGCAGGACTCGCCGTGGTGATCCGGTATCCCTCCGTTCTGCTCGGTCTCTCGCCGAGTTACGCGGTCGTGTTCTTGGTGGCGCATCCGTCGATCTCGTTCATCGCGCTCGGTGCCGTCGTCCTGGTCATCACGGGCGCGGAGGCGCTCTACGCCGACATGGGGCACTTCGGCCCGACGCCGATACGTCGCGCCTGGTTCTTCCTCGTATTCCCCGCGCTCACGATCAACTATCTCGGCCAGGCCGCGCTGATCCTTCACGATCCCGCGGCCAAGGCCAATCCGTTCTTCCTGCTGATCCCGGAGTGGGGCCGCCTGCCCGTCGTGATTCTGGCCACGGTCGCGACCGTGATCGCGAGTCAGGCCGTCATCTCGGGAGCCTTCTCGCTGTCGCGCCAGGCGGTGTCGCTCGGGGTGCTGCCGCCGCTGACGATCCGTCAGACGTCGAAGAAGGAGGGCGGCCAGATCTATCTGCCGGCCCTCAACGGATTGCTGTTCATCGGCGTCATGGCCGTGATGCTCGCCTTCGGCTCATCCGAGCGGCTGTCAACGGCATACGGCATATCCGTGACAGGAGCGCTCGTCGTAGACACGCTGCTGCTGCTGCTGGTCGCCCGGCCGCTGTGGCACTGGCGAGCGTGGAAGATCGTCGCCGCGGGTGTCGTCTTCGGCGGTCTGGAACTCACATTCCTCGCCGGCAACCTCTCCAAGATCATCAACGGCGGGTGGGTGCCGCTGCTCATCGCGGCGGCTGTCATCACCATCATGACCACGTGGCGACGCGGACGTCAGCTCGTGCAAGCAGATCGGAAGAAGAAGGAAGGATCGCTCGCCGCGTTCATCGAGGAGGTTCGCCTGCAGAAGGTGCCGCGGGTCCCGGGAATAGCGGTCTTCCCCCATCAGAACAAGGAAAGCACTCCGCTCGCGCTGCGTGCGAACGTCAAGCACAACCACATCGTGCACGAACGAGTGATCATCGTGTCGACGACCACCGCCCGCGTGCCGCATGTTCCCGCATCCGACGCCTACATCTACGACGATCTCGGTGACGCGGACGACGGCATCGACCACCTCACCATCCGCTTCGGCTTCTCGGACGACCCGGACATCCCGCGCGCGCTCCGCGTCGCCTGTCGTGAAGGGGTGCTCCCGCTGAAGGCAGCGGACTTCAACCGCGCCTCCTACTTCATCTCGCGCGGGACGATCCGGCGCGCACGCGAGAAGGGAATGGCCCGGTGGCGGAGGTCACTGTTCATCGGCCTCGCCAACAACGCGGCCGACCCTGCCGCCCGCTTCCGCCTCCCGGCCCTGCGCACCGTCACGATGGGCAACGACGTCGAGATCTGA
- a CDS encoding PKD domain-containing protein — MHRHLARATALVAAAGVLLLSAAGASSAYAAPAPPSEKPHADPALFQVGTAVVDISPDKPMVDGGYSSNYLVTGGVHDPLQVRAFFVGHGTQAVTFVSVDSQGWFAAYQAPNVGDGADDARQDAAAALSTRGYDVSAANIVVSATHDHAAPTIMGIWGHTDPTYVHRVKEAAVQAVLDAEANARAAELWSATGTIHGLLSQVQGTDQMAGFAVDDQLPILWAREPGTGATIGMYADVPVHVDEYDPSDPGNNQFSADYPGYVRDRLAQLFGGTAVIAAGTLGRQETIGAAGDYAEVTEQGRFVTNAVTRALTTAHRITDTTLAAASQSFSTAAENQGLLAAMSCNHANGPLGCPGPLSEPASNGTSGTWDWRAVGGIFTVNRSLDAPYFTAAGRIGTSATVARVGDQVYATAPGEAFPEVTAAIQRSFAASPGISAAHIIDHGGDQLGYYWDQRPGVYPPAQLAQSDFARFNVGSQLAQDNVDAVRAAGELLGLHPTAEQPYAQIDNPNAFSQPTIQFYPDQVESDDPTVSFYGTAKKAQASGSASTSIGSTAATQRDGAISWDFGDGTTEIHPISARFTHTFARPGIYQVRASVTDNLDHTYTWTQSVQIDRPLSAAVDEDPERGNTIVLTAHARGGQQTKVLAAHWTFADGTTADGPTITMPHKHMDGSVTITDGAGNTATTDVHIN; from the coding sequence ATGCATCGTCATCTCGCTCGCGCCACCGCGCTCGTCGCCGCCGCCGGCGTGCTGTTGCTGTCGGCCGCGGGTGCGTCGTCGGCATATGCCGCGCCAGCGCCCCCATCCGAGAAGCCCCATGCCGATCCCGCCCTTTTCCAGGTCGGCACCGCGGTCGTCGACATCTCGCCCGACAAGCCGATGGTCGACGGCGGCTATAGCTCGAACTACCTCGTCACCGGGGGTGTTCACGATCCGCTGCAGGTGCGGGCGTTCTTCGTCGGCCACGGCACGCAGGCCGTGACGTTCGTGTCGGTGGACTCGCAGGGGTGGTTCGCCGCCTATCAGGCGCCGAACGTCGGCGACGGCGCCGACGACGCACGCCAGGATGCCGCCGCTGCGCTCTCCACGCGCGGGTACGACGTCAGTGCCGCCAACATCGTCGTGTCGGCCACGCACGACCACGCAGCCCCGACGATCATGGGCATCTGGGGTCACACCGACCCGACATACGTGCACCGCGTCAAGGAGGCCGCGGTCCAGGCCGTCCTCGATGCGGAGGCGAACGCGCGCGCGGCCGAGCTGTGGTCGGCGACCGGCACCATCCACGGCCTGCTCTCCCAGGTCCAGGGCACCGATCAGATGGCCGGGTTCGCCGTCGACGACCAGCTGCCGATCCTGTGGGCCCGCGAACCCGGCACCGGCGCGACGATCGGCATGTACGCCGACGTTCCGGTCCACGTCGACGAGTACGACCCCAGCGACCCGGGCAACAACCAGTTCAGCGCGGACTACCCCGGGTACGTCCGTGATCGCCTTGCCCAACTGTTCGGCGGCACCGCAGTGATCGCCGCGGGTACACTCGGCCGTCAGGAGACGATCGGGGCGGCCGGCGACTACGCCGAGGTCACTGAGCAGGGACGCTTCGTCACAAACGCGGTCACTCGGGCGCTCACCACTGCGCATCGCATCACTGACACCACGCTGGCGGCCGCGAGCCAGTCGTTCTCGACCGCAGCCGAGAACCAAGGGCTGCTCGCCGCGATGTCGTGCAACCACGCGAACGGGCCGCTCGGCTGCCCTGGCCCGCTCAGCGAGCCGGCGAGCAACGGCACCAGCGGCACGTGGGACTGGCGTGCGGTCGGTGGCATCTTCACGGTCAACCGCTCACTCGATGCGCCGTACTTCACCGCCGCCGGCCGCATCGGCACGTCGGCGACCGTCGCCCGGGTGGGCGATCAGGTGTACGCCACGGCCCCGGGCGAGGCCTTCCCTGAGGTCACGGCCGCGATCCAACGGTCGTTTGCCGCGTCACCGGGCATCAGCGCCGCGCACATCATCGACCACGGCGGCGACCAGCTCGGCTACTACTGGGATCAGCGGCCGGGCGTCTATCCGCCCGCTCAGCTCGCGCAGAGCGATTTCGCCAGGTTCAACGTCGGCTCGCAGCTCGCGCAGGACAACGTCGACGCGGTCCGCGCCGCCGGCGAGCTGCTGGGTCTGCATCCGACTGCTGAGCAGCCGTACGCGCAGATCGACAACCCGAACGCGTTCTCGCAGCCCACGATCCAGTTCTATCCCGACCAGGTCGAGAGCGATGACCCGACGGTGAGCTTCTACGGCACGGCGAAGAAGGCGCAGGCGTCCGGCTCCGCGTCGACGTCCATCGGATCGACTGCGGCAACGCAGCGCGATGGCGCGATCAGCTGGGACTTCGGTGACGGCACGACCGAGATCCACCCCATCTCGGCGCGCTTCACCCACACGTTCGCGCGACCGGGCATCTACCAGGTGCGCGCGAGCGTCACCGACAACCTCGACCACACCTACACCTGGACGCAATCGGTGCAGATCGACCGGCCCCTGTCCGCGGCCGTCGACGAGGACCCCGAGCGGGGGAACACGATCGTCCTGACTGCGCACGCTCGTGGCGGGCAGCAGACGAAGGTCCTGGCCGCGCACTGGACGTTCGCGGATGGCACGACTGCCGACGGGCCGACCATCACCATGCCGCACAAGCACATGGACGGATCCGTGACGATCACGGACGGGGCGGGCAACACCGCGACGACAGACGTGCACATCAACTGA
- a CDS encoding PucR family transcriptional regulator, whose product MKRRAALRVGIHVRLTSDQHVGERTRLRNIVIRHNGGVGKISQPPAALTERIDRDDLAEALLDAFRTEIPGYSRLPESVLRGQILEVIRQNLDLCLAWVAGGEEPQTAHLDEFGASAKNRAAEAMPVEDLLRAYRMGATAVWRVLVAEAAADERDALLRAAELVMSYLDRVSGIVAAAYLEERQHLVSEQERELRALLDALLEGDALDTSHHEAAARLGLSVSGRFTTFAATISGAGTHAHARAAAGLRAGGVLALTEGDRVVGLSSPRRDPTIALPAAAVAVVDVEVAREELAESLANIRLGIDIAVRDSRTGIVPIGDLTLDLLLARAPRLAADLRRRVTDPLGAKQSGPSGDLRRTVATYVELHRDRQQTAKRLHIHPNTLDHRLRRARELTKLDLDDPEDLATMVLALRGDRMTS is encoded by the coding sequence ATGAAGCGCCGCGCAGCGCTGCGCGTCGGGATCCATGTCAGGCTCACATCCGACCAGCACGTTGGCGAGAGGACCCGTCTCAGAAATATTGTGATCCGTCACAATGGTGGGGTGGGGAAGATCAGCCAACCGCCTGCGGCTCTGACCGAGCGGATCGACCGCGACGATCTCGCCGAGGCCCTGCTCGACGCATTCCGTACCGAGATCCCCGGCTACTCGCGCCTGCCCGAGTCCGTCCTCCGCGGCCAGATCCTGGAGGTCATCCGCCAGAACCTCGACCTGTGCCTGGCTTGGGTCGCCGGCGGTGAAGAGCCTCAGACCGCGCACCTGGATGAGTTCGGCGCGTCCGCCAAGAACCGCGCGGCCGAAGCCATGCCGGTCGAAGACCTGCTGCGTGCTTACCGGATGGGAGCCACCGCAGTGTGGCGCGTCCTGGTCGCGGAGGCCGCGGCCGACGAGCGTGACGCGCTCCTGCGCGCCGCCGAGCTGGTGATGAGCTACCTCGATCGGGTCTCCGGCATCGTCGCCGCCGCGTACCTCGAGGAGCGCCAGCACCTGGTCTCGGAGCAAGAGCGCGAGTTGCGAGCGCTGCTGGACGCGCTGCTCGAAGGCGATGCCCTCGACACGAGTCACCACGAAGCCGCCGCCCGCCTGGGCCTATCGGTAAGCGGCAGATTCACAACGTTCGCGGCGACGATTTCGGGCGCGGGAACGCACGCACATGCCCGGGCCGCGGCCGGACTGCGAGCAGGCGGCGTGCTCGCACTGACCGAAGGGGATCGAGTCGTCGGGCTCTCATCGCCACGCCGCGATCCCACGATCGCTCTGCCGGCCGCTGCGGTGGCGGTTGTGGACGTCGAGGTCGCGCGCGAAGAACTCGCCGAGAGCCTCGCCAACATCCGGCTCGGTATCGACATCGCCGTGCGTGACAGCCGGACCGGGATCGTGCCGATCGGAGACTTGACCCTCGACCTGCTGCTCGCCCGCGCGCCGCGCCTGGCGGCCGACCTCCGCCGCCGCGTCACCGATCCGCTCGGCGCGAAACAGAGCGGTCCGAGCGGCGACCTGCGACGTACGGTCGCGACCTACGTCGAGCTGCATCGCGACCGCCAGCAGACCGCCAAGCGCCTGCACATCCACCCCAATACGCTCGATCACCGCCTGCGCCGTGCGCGGGAGCTGACCAAGCTCGACCTCGACGACCCGGAGGACCTCGCCACGATGGTCCTCGCTCTGCGCGGGGACCGGATGACATCGTGA
- a CDS encoding G1 family glutamic endopeptidase: MVWRRMVATVSSVGLVAAALLGPTASGAEAIVHKPRIPNHSATTTAAAWSSSNWSGYAITSGAPYNAITGTWTVPAAGSTKTATYSSNWIGIDGFNNSNLIQTGTESDNSHGRATYAAWWEILPASETRISSITVHPGDVMTASIVKGSGTSWTITLTDTTTGGSFSTVQNYTGPQTSAEWIEEAPQVGGKVATLAHYGQSTFDPGTVNGINPGLTTGDSGVMVQNRVQVSTPSKPDGDTDGFNVAYGSAVPAPPAS; the protein is encoded by the coding sequence ATGGTCTGGCGCAGGATGGTCGCGACGGTCTCTTCGGTCGGATTGGTGGCGGCAGCGCTGCTCGGGCCGACCGCATCCGGTGCAGAGGCGATCGTCCACAAGCCACGAATTCCCAACCACTCGGCGACCACGACCGCGGCGGCCTGGTCGTCGTCCAACTGGTCGGGGTACGCGATCACGTCCGGTGCGCCCTACAACGCGATCACCGGGACGTGGACAGTGCCGGCGGCCGGGTCGACCAAGACCGCGACGTACTCGTCGAACTGGATCGGCATCGACGGCTTCAACAACTCGAACCTGATCCAGACCGGCACCGAGTCCGACAACTCGCACGGCCGGGCGACCTACGCGGCGTGGTGGGAGATCCTCCCCGCTTCCGAGACGCGCATCAGCTCGATCACCGTGCACCCGGGCGACGTGATGACCGCCTCCATCGTCAAGGGCTCAGGAACGTCCTGGACGATCACCCTCACGGACACGACGACCGGCGGGTCGTTCTCGACCGTGCAGAACTACACCGGACCGCAGACGTCGGCCGAATGGATCGAGGAGGCGCCGCAGGTCGGCGGCAAGGTCGCAACGCTCGCCCACTACGGCCAGTCGACGTTCGATCCGGGCACGGTCAACGGCATCAACCCCGGCCTCACGACCGGTGACAGCGGCGTCATGGTGCAGAACCGCGTCCAGGTCTCGACACCCTCGAAACCGGATGGCGACACCGACGGCTTCAACGTCGCCTACGGGTCGGCGGTCCCCGCCCCTCCGGCCAGCTGA